Below is a window of Syntrophomonas wolfei subsp. wolfei str. Goettingen G311 DNA.
GGGATCGCTCTTTACAAAAGTACAGTAAGTGGTAGCTACTCCCCCGTTGGTGATAAATATTTTGCTGCCGTTTACCAGGAAATAATCGCCTTTGTCTTCCGCTTTGCACTTGAGCGAAGCCGCATCAGATCCGGCATTGGGTTCGGTCAGAGCATAAGCTCCGACTATCTCTCCCGTAGCTAATGCCCGCAGGTATTTTTCCTTAACTCGCTGGCTGCCATAAAGATAGGTGCTCATACAACCCAGACCGGTATGGACACTCATAATTACTGCGGTTGAAGCACAGCACTTGGCCAGTTCCTCTACAAACATGGCGAAATCAAGATAAGAGGCCCCGGCTCCCCCCCACTCTTCGGGGATAGGTAACCCGGTTAGACCCAAATCAGCCATTTTCTTAAAAGTAGTCATGGGGAATTCATGAGTCCTATCTATTTCTGCTGCCAGAGGTTCTACCTCGTTTTTGGAGAATTTCCTAAACATATCTCGCATCATTAAAGATTCGTCGCTTAAAGCAAAATCCATAATATTTTCATCTCCTTACTTTCCAATAAAATTGGCTTTCCGTTTTTCTACAAATGCTCGCATGCCTTCTTTTTGAACATGCGTGGCAAAGCAAAGGTCAAAAAGATCTGCCTCTACGGTCATGGCCCAGTCTATATCGGTCTGCATTCCTTCATTTACCGCTATCTTGCAGAATCTGACTGACTTCTGGCCTCGTAAGGCAATCTTTTGCGCCAGCTTTTCCACATTCCCCATCAATTGTTCTGATGGTACTATATAATTGACCAATCCAACCCGCATAGCCTCATCCGCATTTATAATATCGCCGGTATAAAGCAGCTGTTTGGCGATTCCCGCACCTACTATGCGAGGAAGGCGCTGGGTTCCGCCAAAACCCGGAGTAACGCCCAGGCCAACCTCAGGCTGCCCGAATTTGCTTTTCTCGGAACAGATACGAAAATCACAAGCCATAGCCAATTCACATCCACCACCCAGGCAAAAACCATCAATAGCAGCAATCACTGGCTTTTCCATGGCTTCGATCAATCGCATGACTCCTTGACCCAAAAGCCCGAATTCCCGGCCCTCAAGGGCGTTTATTTCCATCATAAAAGTTATATCCGCTCCGGCTACAAAAGCCTTACCTCCGGCGCCGCTTATTATCAGCACATCAATATCCTGGTCGTCTCTGACATCTTCAACTGCAGTTTTTAATTCAATAAGAGTGTCCTGGTTGAGGGCATTTAATGCCTTGGGCCGGTTAATGACCAGATGAGCAATCCGCTCTTCTTTTTTCAGGATCAGGTTTTCAAATTCCATAATAAATTCACCTGTCTTCCGCTTTTATCCCGCAAAAGCTATTTGCGGTAGTCGTAGATGCCTTTGCCGGTTTTCCTTCCTAACCAGCCTGCCTGCACATATTGCTTAAGCAGAGGAGAGGGGCGGTATTTGGGATCACCATAGCCGTCATACATGACATTAAGAATAGAGAGTATGGTATCCAGTCCTATCAAATCAGCCAGTTCACAGGGTCCCATAGGATGATTCATACCCAGCTTCATTATGTTGTCTATGTTCTCTGCCGGGGCCACGCCTTCATAAAGCTCCCAGAGGGCTTCATTGATCATGACCTGCAGAACCCGATTGGATATAAAACCAGGAACATCTTTGCACCAAACCGGAGTTTTGCCCATTTTTATGGAGGCTTCTTCAATTATCTTATAGACCTCATCCGTGGTAGCCAGACCGCGAATGATCTCTACCAGTTTCATTACTGGAACCGGATTCATAAAGTGCATTCCTATCACTTTTTCCGGGCGTTTGGTGGTGGCAGCAATCTGAGTAATGGGCAGTGATGAGGTGTTGCTGGCCAAAATAGCATGGGCCGGAGCTATCTGATCCAACTGGCTGAATACTTGTTTTTTAATATCAAAATTCTCCACAATAGCTTCAACTACCAGGTCGCAATCAGCGGCATCTTCCAGTTTAACCGATGGTTTTATGCGGCCTAAAATAGCGGCCTTATCTTCTTTGGATTTTTTCCCCTTGCTAACATCGCGGGACAGGTTTTTTTCTATAACCGCCAGTCCCTTGTTAACCAGATCCATATTAATATCATATTGCACCGTATCATACCCGGCCTGGGCAGATACCTGGGCTATTCCCCCGCCCATTTGCCCGGCACCGATGACCATGATTTTCTTAATAGTCATAAATTTCGCCTCCCGCTTTTACTATGCTTCAACTTTGATCAACATGGCGTCACCCTGGGCATGGCCGGAACATATTCCGCAAACCCCGTAGCCGCCGCCCCGGCGTCGTAGCTCATAGGCCAGAGTCATTACGATTCTAGCTCCGGTGGCCCCGATGGGATGGCCAAAGGCAATAGCACTTCCGTTGACATTGACTTTTTCAAACATTTCTTCTTTACTCATGCCCAGTATGCTACAAGCACTTACCAAAACCACCGCAGCAAAGGCTTCGTTTATTTCAATTAAATCCACATCCTTATAGGTCATGCCGTTCTGTTCCAGTACTTTCTTTATGGACAGGCCGGGAACAGTGGCGATATCCTTGGTCTGCTGGGATACTTCGGCATAATCGACAATAGTAAAAAGGGGTTTTAGGCCCAATTCATCGGCTTTCTGCCGGCTCATCAATAGGCAAACATCACCGCCATCATTTACTCCGGGGGCATTTCCGGCGGTTACGCTGCCGGGCTTTCCGGTAACGGTGCTCTTATGATTGAATACCGGGGGCAGCTTGGCCAAAGCTTCCATCTTGGTCTGGGGGCGGGGTCCTTCGTCCTTGCTCAACACATCTTTCCCTCTGTTGATTTCCACCGGGAAGATTTCATCATCCAGGCGGCCTGCCTCCATTGCGGCAACAGCTTTCATCTGGGAGTTGTACCCCCACTCATCGTTATCTTCGCGGGTAAACCCGAACTCATCGCTGGTTTCCGAGCCGTGTATGGCCATGTGGCGGTTATAGAACGCATCCCAAAGACCGTCATAAACCATGAGGTCCACACAATTGGCATTTAATAGCCCCATACGCCGTCCATAACGCATTTCGGGCAAGGAATAGGGGCAGTTGCTCATGCTTTCCTGTCCACCGGCTATGACAATATCCGCTTTCCCCAACATTATGGCTTGGACGCCTAGATCAATGGTCTTTATACCGGATGAACAAACCTTGTTCACGGAAATGGCCGGAACCGATTCTGGCAACCCGGCCAGTATGGTGGCCTGCCGCCCGGGAATTTGCCCGTTGCCTGCCGGCACCACCTGTCCCATATAGACATAATCCACATCTTCCGGTTTTACTTTGCCATTGGTGCGGCGCAATACTTCCTTAATTGCCAGGGCTCCCAGCTGCGGAGCATCATATTCTTTAAGTTTTCCGCCCATCACCCCATAAGGCGTACGGCAAGCTTCCACGCAAACTACTTCCCGGAAGTTTTTGTATACATTGCCGACATTTCTTCCCATGCCTTCAAAATTCGGTTTTCTCTCCCCAAACCCGCTAACCGCAATTTTCTTGGGATAGTCAGCCCTCTTTATTTCTAGTTTTTGCGCATAATCCGACATAATCTTTCCTCCTTAAAGCGATATTAGCTTATTGAAAGCGTTTTATATTTTTCCGTCATACAACAAATAAGCTAAACAACTCACCTCCTCTCCAAAAAAGAACCCCGCAGAATAATCTGACGGGGCTCTTTAGGCTCTCAAACAGATAAGTCCTTATGCAGTTGTCATAAATTACATTAGCTTGCTAGCTTTTGCTGCAAGCGGCGAAGTACAACTCCTTTTCTCCTACATTATTTTTCTTTTCTGTAGGACCAAGAGTGTTCCTGCTTCCACAGCGCGGGCACTTTATCTCTAGTTCAACACAGTCTCGATATTTGCCTAAAAGTTTCTGGCATTTCTTACACCTGAAATCTTTCAAAGTAATTTTTCCTCCTCTCTCTTTTAAAAAGGTAAATAACAATTAAAAAAATAAAGCCCACTGAATATAATTTAGTGGGGCTCAAGGCTCTCAATTATTCTTATAAAACCGATATACCGTTACGATAGAAGATCTTCATAATGCCGCTTATTTTGCATCCATGTCAAGCTATATTTATGCAAGTACTATGCCAAACTATGAAAACAATATATATGCAAGCAAAATTAATGCTTAAATTCTGGGGCTCTGTTCGATCTCGAAGCTTGGGTTTTATTAGTTGCAATACTAAACGCCCCTATCTTGTTTTTGCATAGAATTTAATGCCTTGGAATAAAGCGATTGATATAGGATAGTAATTGTACTAGCAATTACTATTGTTGCATTTAAACAACAAGTTTTTTCTTGCTCTGTTTATTCTATATTGGTATTATTTTCCTCTTTTGTTTCTTTTCCTGGATTTCTTTTTTTCCACCACTGTAAAGGCTACAACTTATAACATACTTCCGTAGAAATGCCCAAATCTT
It encodes the following:
- a CDS encoding 3-hydroxybutyryl-CoA dehydrogenase, producing the protein MTIKKIMVIGAGQMGGGIAQVSAQAGYDTVQYDINMDLVNKGLAVIEKNLSRDVSKGKKSKEDKAAILGRIKPSVKLEDAADCDLVVEAIVENFDIKKQVFSQLDQIAPAHAILASNTSSLPITQIAATTKRPEKVIGMHFMNPVPVMKLVEIIRGLATTDEVYKIIEEASIKMGKTPVWCKDVPGFISNRVLQVMINEALWELYEGVAPAENIDNIMKLGMNHPMGPCELADLIGLDTILSILNVMYDGYGDPKYRPSPLLKQYVQAGWLGRKTGKGIYDYRK
- a CDS encoding enoyl-CoA hydratase-related protein, giving the protein MEFENLILKKEERIAHLVINRPKALNALNQDTLIELKTAVEDVRDDQDIDVLIISGAGGKAFVAGADITFMMEINALEGREFGLLGQGVMRLIEAMEKPVIAAIDGFCLGGGCELAMACDFRICSEKSKFGQPEVGLGVTPGFGGTQRLPRIVGAGIAKQLLYTGDIINADEAMRVGLVNYIVPSEQLMGNVEKLAQKIALRGQKSVRFCKIAVNEGMQTDIDWAMTVEADLFDLCFATHVQKEGMRAFVEKRKANFIGK
- a CDS encoding thiolase family protein, with the translated sequence MSDYAQKLEIKRADYPKKIAVSGFGERKPNFEGMGRNVGNVYKNFREVVCVEACRTPYGVMGGKLKEYDAPQLGALAIKEVLRRTNGKVKPEDVDYVYMGQVVPAGNGQIPGRQATILAGLPESVPAISVNKVCSSGIKTIDLGVQAIMLGKADIVIAGGQESMSNCPYSLPEMRYGRRMGLLNANCVDLMVYDGLWDAFYNRHMAIHGSETSDEFGFTREDNDEWGYNSQMKAVAAMEAGRLDDEIFPVEINRGKDVLSKDEGPRPQTKMEALAKLPPVFNHKSTVTGKPGSVTAGNAPGVNDGGDVCLLMSRQKADELGLKPLFTIVDYAEVSQQTKDIATVPGLSIKKVLEQNGMTYKDVDLIEINEAFAAVVLVSACSILGMSKEEMFEKVNVNGSAIAFGHPIGATGARIVMTLAYELRRRGGGYGVCGICSGHAQGDAMLIKVEA
- a CDS encoding Com family DNA-binding transcriptional regulator; its protein translation is MKDFRCKKCQKLLGKYRDCVELEIKCPRCGSRNTLGPTEKKNNVGEKELYFAACSKS